The nucleotide window AAGAAGTAATTATACATTGCCTTAAAGTAGAAGAAAATTGCCTCGTTGTTTGTCCCACAGGATATCTTTCATCTAGTTACAAAGACATTTTTGGCGACAAAATTACTACGGAAACAGTTCATTCCGCATTTTTCATACCTGTGGATGACAGAATAAGTTGTAAGATGAATTGGAACTTATGTCATTACGACGTCATCATATTTGACGAGGTTCACATTTTCTTTTCTATGTACATAACTGATATCTGTTTTAGGAGGGAATTGAGGGACAGCATGAAATGTTGGGCAAATAAGACACTTAAAAATACTGTGAACAAGGCGCATCAAACGCGTGCAAAATGGCCGACTAAAACCAAGTTTTGCCTCGTTAAAATTTACACCTTGTTGAACGGCTATTAAAAGTTGTCTGGGTCATCGAAACCGTAAACAAGCTATTGTTTCGGTCGCCGGCAACGATTTTTCATGAACTCCTTTGTTTCGCTATTAAATGGTGTCCCGTAATTACCCTGTTGGGTTGCATGTTAAACGGGGTAATGATGGGACACCATATTTACTAACGATTTACCACCTAAGGGGAAGGTTACAATTGCCTCTTTTTCCCGCCAAACTTCGCGATGTCAAAACAGCATATTAGTACATAATGCCACGCAACTATAAACCAAGGCCAAGAGTCATGTGGACGAAGAAGGCATTAGAAAATGCTTTGGCTGAAAGGACCCAATGTGGGACTTCCATTCGCGCCTTggctaaaaaatttaacatcccCAAGTCTAGTTTGAAGCGGCACATCCAGTGCATGCGGAAAGGTACCACACTACGCGGAAAAGGAAGAAAATCTGTATTCACAACTGTGGAGACAGATCAACTCAAATCTTGCATCACCAGTTTGGCAGATATGGGGTTTGGCCTAAGATTAAAAGACGTCGGAGAGCTGGTCAAATCCTACGTTACGCAATACGACCACGAGCgcgctaaaaatgtttttcattatAAAGGGCGTTTTGGATATCCTGGTCCAAATTGGCTCAAGTCGTTCATGGAGCGCAACAATCTTTCCTTAAAGGAAGCAACAAAACTTGCAAGGAACAGGTATAACATATATAAtactataataaaaacattaataaatTATACACCATGCGTGCGTTGTTAACATATGTAGTGAGCTCGCCTGCTGCTCCCAGTTCTgtggaccgcggatcgaatctcgctcactgccaggcagtatgttagcaaTTCACAAAGTAACTCTCCTTCAATTAAACAGGTATAACGCCACGAAGAATCCGTTCGTAATATATCATTATTACGATCTGTTGGAGAAAGCATTGAAAGACTTGGAATTGGAGGACAAACCACACCTCATATGGAATTGTACCGAGTCCAGTTTGCCACACGACCCCAAGCGATGCAAAATTGTTTCGGAAAAAGGACAACATTAAAAGCAACAGGCACGCGCATGCGATCGTGCGCTTTTACGACAAGGCCTGCGTTATCCATATtgcattgattttttttcagattaCACCAGGAAATGATCGTGAAAATACCACAGTCATGGCAGCATGCTCCGCCGACGGGAGAGCCTTACCACCCATACTTGTATTCCAGGGCAAATTCGTACAAACAACATGGAGGCCCAACATTCCTTCCGGTTCAAAGAATTATTCCTGGATATACGCCAACCCGTCAGGAAAGATGGATTTCGACACATTCTACAAATGGTTTGAAAAGTGGAAGAAGGAAACACGAGTGTTTAAAGAGGTAATAAAAACTTCCCTTTTATATGTTTGTATATTTACTTATCGCTCGTACTTATAGCTAAATGACTATTTATTAAGGAACCAACTGAGACAACGGAAGGCGTACTAGATCCGCGAATTCTAATTTATGACGTCAAATTGCCCCCACATGCTACGGATTTGTTGCAACCTTTGGATGTTTCCGTGTTTGTCGTTAAAGGACCATTGGTTTGCGGCTATGTTGGCAAGTGAAGAGgtatttttaatttggtttataTAAACTcgcattctaaaaaaaaagttttattacaGATGATGACCGCAGAAACGCCCGAAAGCTTACGgccaataaataattaaaaacgactttgtcttttttatatctttacaATTATGTcgtttcttcttttattcaaggtATGGGAAAAGGCATTAACAAAAGACAATATGCGTCATGGGTTCAGGAAATGTGGTATCCATCCGCTTGATAAAACAATGTATCCCAAATACAGGTTCGACACCAACCTGAAAAAAAGGTAAGCATCGATAGTGTTTATTTACTTACTTATTTTCAGTGTGGACCATTTATACGTAAGTGGATTAATCCTAAAatgtaaaaacgattttttcagatATGATGTGTGGATAACAAATGGAAAGCCGGAACTTTCCGCCGCGGAACTCGACGCTATCGACACAGAAGCTTCAGCCGAGTCGACCAATACGCCTACACTGGAATCAGTCACACCATCCAATACTGAGAACAGTGATGGCAACACATTCGTGTATAATGGTCGCAAAGGGAGAATTGTCTCCAATTTTATTCCAGACGATGAACCAGACAATCTAATTCGTATGCCAACCACGCCCGCTTTGTCAGATTCAAGTCCAAACACGCCAACAACAAGCAACGCTTGTTTCCAGTCAgcgtttttaaagaaattggaCTCCCTGACACCTCCATCATCTAAAACTGGTGTCAGCACTGAAACGCGGAAGAGGGCTAATCCTCACGGTGAAATTGTTACATCTGACGAAGTGTTTACGTCAATTAAAGCAAAAGCGCTAGAAAAAGAAGCAAAATCGAAAAAGCCAAAACTCTTGGCCCCACCAACGGCGAAGAAAAGCACAGAGGCAAGCGACAGTGACGGAGTGTTGGAAGAAGACTCGTCAGAAGAAGAGTACTCTTCTTCTGAGAGCGAACATGGGGATAATCGTGGTACGCGCGATGTTGTGTTTCCTCCTACCGTTCGCGGAGATGAAGGTTATATATACCTTAGGTCCGTATGGGACCAATTCAATCCTCCCGTTACCAGGGCCGAAGTAGTAAATTCCTACTTCGGTATAATATATTACGCTGACGCTGCACGGAAAAAATTTCGTCTTTTCGTTGGAAAAGTAATAAACACTTTCCGATCGGACAAGGATGGTTGTCTGGAAAATTTGGAATTCCAATGCGTACGATACACGGCTGGAACTCCGACAATTTTGGAAGAAACTCCTACACATTTGGTGTCGGAATTGGATTTGATTCCGGCTTGGGACGTAGTCTGTGGTTCCCTACAAGTCAGCCGTTGTGACGACCAGACAAGCAACATCCGTAAAATGACGTCGGGGAAAATAAACATCCCGGACTACCCCAAGTTTGTTCAAACTGCTGCCATTGTGTCTAAACCAAGAAGTAAATAAGTAAAAAGAAATCAATCGGCAACATCCGTTGTACGTTAAACACGTATGTCCCGTTATTACCCTTGTTGCACTTGGAATAGGCTCGGGGTAAATACGGGACATGTCCCGTAATTTCTCAATATGCGTCCCGTAATTTCCGAAAAGAAAGGGTAATTACGGGacagataatttttttgaatatcTCAAAAACTATAGGCCATGTCATAAAACTACTTTCGCGTTTTCTTACCGATGGTATAAACAAACTAGAGATTAGTCGATATTTTTGGCTATGCTGAAAATAGTTCAGTTCCATTCGCTGGGATAACAATGATTTTTGTTGGTGATCTTTATCAACTACCGCCAGTTCTTCAAAAACCAATATATGCTGACTACTATgatgaaatatttaatatacATCACCTCTGGAGgacttttaaattttgtgaatTGAGTGAAGTCATGAGACAAAGAGAGgatttttcttttattgattTACTGAATAATGTTCGTATTGGTGAATTAAGTGAGAATGATGTGAATGTTTTAAATTCAAGAGTTATTGATAAAACAGATGACAATTACCCTGTAGATGCTTTACATATTTTTGCTGAAAATGAACCAGCACGGCTACATAACCAGACAATGTTAGAAATGATAAATCAAACTGTCCTGACAGTTGAAGCAATAGACCAAGTACCAAATTATGTTCCAAATCATATATATGTTAGAATTTTGAACATGTCTTTGAGTCAAACTAAAGGTTTAATTTttcatctaaaaataaaaattgggtCCAGAGCAATGCTTCATGAAATTTGATGATCATAAAGCTGGACATAAAAAAATGCAGAGTCAGTT belongs to Hydractinia symbiolongicarpus strain clone_291-10 chromosome 1, HSymV2.1, whole genome shotgun sequence and includes:
- the LOC130626179 gene encoding uncharacterized protein LOC130626179, which translates into the protein MIFVGDLYQLPPVLQKPIYADYYDEIFNIHHLWRTFKFCELSEVMRQREDFSFIDLLNNVRIGELSENDVNVLNSRVIDKTDDNYPVDALHIFAENEPARLHNQTMLEMINQTVLTVEAIDQVPNYVPNHIYVRILNMSLSQTKGLIFHLKIKIGSRAMLHEI